A single window of Lytechinus variegatus isolate NC3 chromosome 8, Lvar_3.0, whole genome shotgun sequence DNA harbors:
- the LOC121420470 gene encoding CUB domain-containing protein-like gives MAVLRVSTIFALLFSICLLLSTTQGRPARRVDRSAESGSSSSSSSSSSSSSSEEIDNRPQTVATTTTTTMTTTTTAPTTQPPTTTMPVMTTCVMRGDGTLDCRPVAMP, from the exons ATGGCAGTACTCCGAGTTTCAACGATATTCGCCCTTCTTTTCTCAATATGCCTTCTATTATCAACGACACAAG GACGACCAGCAAGGAGAGTGGACAGATCAGCTGAATCCGGTAGTtctagcagcagtagcagtagcagcagcagtagctcATCCGAGGAGATAGATAACCGACCACAAACTGTTGCGACAACCACTACGACGACCATGACGACGACCACCACAGCCCCGACGACGCAACCACCTACTACCACGATGCCAGTCATGACGACATGCGTCATGCGAGGTGACGGCACCCTAGACTGCCGCCCCGTGGCCATGCCCTAG